A section of the Enterobacter sp. C2 genome encodes:
- a CDS encoding flagellin, whose amino-acid sequence MAVINTNTLSLTTQNNLTKSQSSLGTSIERLSSGLRINSAKDDAAGQAIANRFTSNINGLTVAARNANDGISLAQTAEGALGEINNNLQRIRDLTVQAQNSSNSASDVDSIQAEVNERMKEVDRVTKQTDFNGIKVLNTGASSSTYNFQVGSKDAETIGIKISSSDSFNLAAAGVSGTTLNSKAMASGTDTVNGNARTTEAVGFDVLKGKVTGGATGAAAGTTPLADIDAAIKSVDSQRSLLGASQNRFESTITNLNNTVSNLTSARSRIQDSDYATEVSNMSRAQILQQAGSSVLAQANQVPQTMLSLLR is encoded by the coding sequence ATGGCAGTGATCAACACTAACACCCTGTCGCTGACGACTCAGAACAACCTGACCAAGTCTCAGTCTTCCCTGGGCACCTCTATCGAGCGTCTGTCCTCCGGTCTGCGTATCAACAGCGCAAAAGACGATGCTGCTGGCCAGGCGATTGCTAACCGCTTCACCTCCAACATCAACGGCCTGACCGTAGCGGCACGTAACGCCAACGACGGTATCTCCCTGGCACAGACCGCTGAAGGCGCGCTGGGCGAAATCAACAACAACCTGCAGCGTATCCGTGACCTGACCGTTCAGGCGCAGAACAGCTCCAACTCCGCATCCGACGTTGACTCCATCCAGGCGGAAGTTAACGAACGTATGAAAGAAGTGGATCGTGTAACCAAGCAGACCGATTTCAACGGCATCAAAGTGCTGAACACCGGTGCAAGCTCCAGCACCTACAACTTCCAGGTTGGCTCTAAAGACGCTGAAACCATCGGTATCAAAATCAGCTCCAGCGACAGCTTCAACCTGGCGGCTGCAGGCGTGTCCGGCACCACCCTGAACAGCAAAGCGATGGCGTCCGGTACCGACACCGTGAACGGCAACGCCCGTACCACCGAAGCCGTTGGTTTCGACGTACTGAAAGGCAAAGTGACCGGCGGCGCAACTGGCGCAGCGGCTGGCACCACCCCGCTGGCAGACATCGATGCGGCAATCAAGTCTGTTGACTCTCAGCGCAGCCTGCTGGGTGCTTCCCAGAACCGTTTCGAGTCCACCATCACCAACCTGAACAACACCGTGAGCAACCTGACGTCTGCCCGCAGCCGTATTCAGGACTCCGACTACGCGACCGAAGTGTCCAACATGTCCCGCGCGCAGATCCTGCAGCAGGCTGGCTCTTCCGTACTGGCCCAGGCCAACCAGGTTCCGCAGACCATGCTGTCCCTGCTGCGTTAA